In Meiothermus ruber DSM 1279, the following proteins share a genomic window:
- the brxL gene encoding BREX system Lon protease-like protein BrxL produces MLLEKAEQAFPGHILDKGLIQEEIFYRIPRYVVEYLLARMGGHHEAVEKVRKLLEERYLGPGHEQWIKDQLLRAGRFVLIDRLEVQVDLQTGTYRGRIPSLGEHPLEVRPRLAEEHPGVLYGMWGTLELLYDPATRRVRLGQFIPFEAHLKGLEPFQRGRQAFTEEEWTDFLLGSVGINPEALSERQKLLYLARLAPLVEPNLHYLELGPRQTGKTYLLRNTSAEAFVVSGGKVSPAVLFYNQLTRRPGLIPTYEVVIFDEIAHTAWEDPSVISILKDYMESGQFSRGGKTLAAQASLVFLGNADDPTPPVTRVLPNGLRGDTAFLDRIHGLLPGHEFPKVTPELLYQGPALVVDYLAAALRGLRPLAFSVEVSLPSGYTQRDIRAVRKWLSALLKLLYPHRAWPEGRVKELMDFALELRERVYEELHRLNPGEFPSRKPQAPPPRLEWAGLHALLPAEYTGLFQALQEAGLPPPEEGPEDLTEEGRVIGQSLARWGQKRLVPPGLGAHGLEVHPDTPVVDIRTYLEGGL; encoded by the coding sequence GTGCTTTTGGAAAAAGCTGAACAAGCGTTCCCGGGCCATATCCTGGACAAAGGCCTGATTCAGGAAGAGATTTTCTACCGCATCCCCCGCTACGTGGTGGAGTACCTTCTGGCCCGCATGGGGGGCCACCACGAGGCCGTGGAAAAGGTGCGCAAGCTCCTGGAGGAGCGCTACCTGGGCCCCGGCCACGAGCAGTGGATCAAGGACCAGCTCCTGCGCGCGGGCCGGTTTGTCCTCATCGATCGCCTCGAGGTGCAGGTGGATCTGCAGACCGGCACCTACCGGGGCCGGATCCCCAGCCTGGGGGAGCACCCCTTGGAGGTTCGCCCCCGCCTGGCGGAGGAGCACCCGGGGGTGTTGTACGGGATGTGGGGCACCCTGGAGCTCCTTTACGACCCGGCCACCCGCAGGGTGCGCCTGGGGCAGTTCATCCCCTTTGAGGCCCACCTCAAGGGCCTCGAGCCCTTCCAGCGGGGCCGGCAGGCCTTCACCGAGGAGGAGTGGACAGATTTCCTTCTGGGGAGCGTGGGCATCAACCCGGAGGCCCTGAGCGAGCGGCAAAAGCTCCTCTACCTGGCCCGGCTGGCCCCCCTGGTGGAGCCCAACCTGCACTACCTCGAGCTGGGCCCCCGCCAGACCGGGAAGACCTACCTCCTGCGCAACACCTCGGCCGAGGCCTTTGTGGTCTCCGGGGGCAAGGTGAGCCCGGCGGTACTGTTCTACAACCAGCTCACCCGTCGCCCCGGCCTCATCCCCACCTACGAGGTGGTGATCTTTGACGAGATCGCCCACACCGCCTGGGAGGATCCCTCGGTGATTTCCATCCTGAAGGACTACATGGAATCCGGCCAGTTCAGCCGGGGTGGGAAAACCCTGGCTGCGCAGGCCTCGCTGGTCTTCCTGGGCAACGCCGACGACCCCACCCCGCCCGTGACCCGCGTTCTGCCCAATGGGCTGCGGGGGGATACGGCCTTCCTGGATCGCATCCACGGCCTGCTCCCCGGCCATGAGTTCCCCAAGGTCACCCCCGAGCTCCTCTACCAGGGCCCGGCCCTGGTGGTGGACTACCTGGCCGCGGCCCTGCGCGGCCTGCGCCCCCTGGCCTTCTCTGTGGAAGTGAGCCTGCCCTCGGGGTACACCCAGCGGGACATCCGCGCGGTGCGCAAGTGGCTTTCCGCTTTGCTCAAGCTCCTTTACCCTCACCGGGCCTGGCCAGAGGGGCGGGTGAAGGAGCTTATGGACTTCGCCCTCGAGCTGCGGGAACGGGTTTACGAGGAACTCCATCGCCTGAACCCGGGCGAGTTCCCCTCGCGCAAGCCCCAGGCCCCGCCACCCCGCCTCGAATGGGCGGGGCTCCACGCCCTGCTGCCTGCAGAGTACACCGGCCTTTTTCAAGCCCTGCAGGAGGCGGGCCTGCCCCCGCCGGAGGAAGGCCCTGAGGATCTCACGGAAGAGGGGCGGGTTATCGGGCAGAGCCTGGCCCGCTGGGGCCAGAAGCGCCTGGTGCCTCCAGGGCTGGGGGCACACGGCCTCGAGGTTCACCCGGATACCCCGGTGGTGGATATACGTACTTACCTGGAGGGAGGGCTATGA
- a CDS encoding UvrD-helicase domain-containing protein: protein MTGSASVCISESFYKGKDRLNQMERGQIMDALLSFFQDPSYPSLRLEKIHNDFWSIRASRDLRIILTRQAQVWIAAYCGHHDEAYRWAERRRVEVHPQTGDIQIVRIPEVDTPSREPPANAPLARFDEDYLLSLGVPQDYVKPLRYATEDGVLELLDGLPQAIQERILDLLDGKPVIPPPKIQVQNAEELLAHPMAQRQFVLLRSLQEVRQALQGSWEAWHFFLHPLQQEVVGARFGGPARVTGGAGTGKTVVAIHRARTLAQRYPQARILLTTFNKGLARKLKVALKGLAGEELPNVWVDHLHNLALRLHEEVAEPVQIWTEEKYRPILEKLCQGLPYSSGFLLSEWEMADAWGLYIWEAYRGFSREGRGTPLSARERQALFEVFQRVWETLRAQGAATFSGVCHRVRAALEEGHLPRFRAVVADETQDFGPAELMLLRALAEEGEDDLFLTLDPAQRIYRGPTSWRALGLEVQGRSRRLRVNYRTTREIGELAERTLPSQVEGEARGSLALLRGPTPEQRGFNREEEALKELLRWVRWLLGQGLEPRQIAVLARVHKLAESVGKRLLAEGLPAQKLDEDGEGVWYGTVHAAKGLEFRAVALFGASADLFPLKILLNKAADLQEKALVEEKERSLLYVALSRPREYLWVGYWGEPSPYLPS from the coding sequence ATGACGGGTAGTGCATCTGTTTGCATTTCGGAGAGTTTCTATAAGGGTAAGGATCGCCTTAATCAGATGGAACGGGGCCAGATAATGGATGCCCTTCTCAGCTTCTTCCAGGATCCTAGCTACCCTAGCTTGAGGCTGGAGAAAATCCATAATGACTTCTGGTCTATTCGAGCAAGCCGCGATCTGCGCATCATTCTTACTCGACAAGCCCAGGTGTGGATAGCGGCTTATTGCGGTCATCACGATGAGGCTTACCGCTGGGCGGAGCGTCGCCGGGTGGAGGTTCACCCCCAAACCGGTGATATCCAGATTGTTCGCATACCCGAGGTGGATACACCATCCAGGGAGCCTCCTGCCAATGCTCCTCTAGCCCGCTTCGACGAGGACTACCTCCTGAGCCTGGGGGTGCCCCAGGATTACGTAAAGCCCCTGCGCTACGCCACCGAGGATGGGGTTCTGGAGCTGCTGGACGGGCTTCCTCAGGCGATTCAGGAACGCATTTTAGATCTTCTGGATGGCAAACCTGTGATTCCGCCGCCCAAAATCCAGGTTCAAAACGCGGAGGAGCTCCTGGCCCATCCCATGGCTCAGCGGCAGTTCGTCCTGCTCAGAAGCCTCCAGGAGGTGCGCCAGGCCCTGCAAGGCTCCTGGGAGGCCTGGCACTTCTTCCTGCATCCCTTGCAGCAGGAGGTGGTGGGGGCCCGCTTTGGGGGGCCGGCCCGGGTGACGGGCGGGGCGGGCACGGGTAAGACCGTGGTGGCGATTCACCGCGCCCGCACCCTGGCCCAGCGCTACCCACAGGCGCGCATCCTCCTCACCACCTTCAACAAGGGCCTGGCCCGGAAGCTTAAAGTCGCCCTCAAGGGTCTGGCCGGGGAGGAACTCCCCAACGTTTGGGTGGATCACCTGCACAACCTGGCCCTGCGCCTCCACGAGGAGGTTGCTGAGCCGGTGCAGATCTGGACGGAGGAAAAATACCGTCCCATCCTGGAAAAGCTATGCCAAGGCCTGCCCTACAGCTCGGGTTTCCTCCTCTCCGAGTGGGAGATGGCCGACGCCTGGGGCCTGTACATCTGGGAGGCCTACCGGGGCTTTTCCCGCGAGGGCCGGGGCACCCCCCTGAGCGCCCGGGAGCGTCAGGCCCTTTTTGAGGTCTTCCAGCGGGTTTGGGAGACCCTGCGCGCCCAGGGGGCCGCCACCTTTAGCGGGGTCTGCCACCGGGTGCGCGCCGCCCTGGAGGAAGGGCACCTGCCCCGCTTCCGCGCGGTGGTGGCCGACGAGACCCAGGACTTCGGCCCCGCCGAGCTCATGCTCCTGCGGGCCCTGGCCGAGGAGGGGGAGGACGACCTCTTCCTCACCCTCGACCCCGCCCAGCGGATCTACCGGGGCCCCACCTCCTGGCGGGCGCTGGGCCTCGAGGTGCAGGGGCGCTCCCGCAGGCTTCGGGTCAACTACCGCACCACCCGGGAGATCGGGGAGCTGGCGGAGCGGACGCTTCCCTCCCAGGTGGAGGGGGAGGCGCGGGGGAGCCTGGCCCTCCTCCGGGGCCCCACACCGGAGCAAAGAGGCTTTAACCGGGAGGAAGAGGCCCTGAAGGAGCTTTTACGCTGGGTTCGCTGGCTCTTGGGCCAGGGTCTGGAGCCCCGCCAGATTGCCGTTTTGGCCCGGGTGCACAAGTTGGCAGAGTCGGTGGGGAAGCGTTTGCTGGCAGAAGGCCTCCCCGCTCAAAAGCTGGATGAAGACGGGGAAGGGGTCTGGTACGGAACGGTGCATGCGGCCAAGGGCCTGGAGTTCCGGGCAGTGGCCCTATTCGGGGCCAGCGCTGACCTGTTCCCCTTGAAAATCCTCCTGAATAAGGCCGCCGACCTTCAAGAAAAGGCCCTGGTGGAGGAGAAGGAGCGCAGCCTGCTGTACGTGGCCCTCTCCCGGCCCCGGGAGTACCTCTGGGTGGGTTACTGGGGTGAGCCCAGCCCCTACCTACCTTCCTAA
- a CDS encoding IS982 family transposase produces the protein MNWTVLVAFCIIDDLLKTLGHKDDPQSKTPVSVVLTLWILAALAFAGKHKHALIYAKEQGLFSYIPSPSRFSRRLHSLAHWIPLLLSLSKTLWEQLSSVEHYILDTLPLPVCENIRAPRCCLAPARVYRGYIPSKRSYFHGLKLHLVCTDNQWISEVLLTPGATADVEGLYRLPLDLPQGSELYVDRGYTDYQADGDLAMAEGIRLRAIRKGNSKRYHPPGQFIATVGRKIIESVGAALTELFPKRIHATTLQGFVLKVWGFIFAHNFRRLASIL, from the coding sequence ATGAACTGGACTGTTCTAGTGGCCTTCTGCATTATAGACGATCTGCTCAAGACCCTCGGACACAAGGACGACCCCCAGAGCAAGACCCCTGTCAGCGTCGTCCTCACCCTCTGGATTCTGGCCGCCCTGGCTTTCGCTGGAAAGCACAAGCACGCCCTGATCTATGCCAAAGAGCAGGGTCTTTTCAGCTACATCCCCTCCCCCAGCCGCTTCAGCCGACGGCTGCACAGCCTGGCCCACTGGATACCGCTGCTATTGTCCCTGAGCAAGACTTTATGGGAGCAGCTAAGCTCAGTGGAGCACTACATCCTCGACACCTTACCCCTGCCGGTCTGTGAAAACATCCGCGCGCCCCGTTGCTGCCTGGCCCCAGCCCGCGTATACCGGGGCTACATTCCCAGCAAACGCAGCTACTTCCACGGACTCAAGCTCCACCTGGTCTGCACGGATAACCAGTGGATCAGCGAAGTTCTCCTCACCCCTGGCGCCACCGCGGACGTGGAGGGGTTGTATCGGCTGCCGCTGGACTTGCCGCAGGGAAGCGAGCTGTACGTGGATCGGGGGTACACCGACTATCAGGCCGACGGTGACCTGGCCATGGCTGAGGGCATCCGGCTGCGTGCCATCCGCAAGGGGAACTCCAAGCGCTACCACCCACCCGGTCAGTTCATAGCCACCGTGGGCAGGAAGATTATCGAGTCGGTGGGTGCTGCCCTGACGGAACTATTCCCCAAGCGCATACATGCCACGACCCTCCAGGGCTTTGTGCTCAAGGTGTGGGGCTTCATCTTTGCCCACAACTTCAGGCGGCTGGCTAGTATTTTGTAG
- a CDS encoding UvrD-helicase domain-containing protein produces the protein MSLNPEQRAAVEHDGPVAVEAGAGTGKTHLMAHRYLWLVEHKGFSPLEIVAVTFTEKAARELRARVRRVLQGQVAPERVYEVEAAPIGTLHSLAARICQEYPEEAGVHPAFRILDEVESALWLSEHLDEALEEGVPPELQQLLPYSLLEEALLTLLRQPLEAEQAFRTLEQRLAGGQEALERAFHQGRARWAHQVRSLAEEMDGELRKMKSHHHPSQLVNLYHAVSMLLEAAAAAENDPQMARKHLEEIRFLKLPRAPEAREFLRDLKDKARRAALFLPEMGSGDLFLLKHRHLLAEAFQGVRNFLQRRKREDGVLNFADLEVHALRALDHPPVLEAYRARWRAFLVDEHQDTNPIQGEILERLFGEAPVAVVGDRKQAIYGFRYADHRVFTGFVEEVKTRPRGRAVRLEANYRTQAPLLEAVDRLAEGFLGPLHQPLQPTRPAWNSPEPCLWRLVFSGSLPSKDKERLREAEARRVAQEVRTLLEKGLPDGPLRPGEIAILARTWNTLEPFTRALEAEGIPAVSAGGGSLLETPEARDGMALLAFLADPRDDLALLTLLRSPYFAVPDAVLHRLAEGRQAASWWEALQADGPEEPRQMLEELRQKRSLLPSFLLQEADLATGYTAVLAHLPGPERRLADYGAFLELVRGLEARGEGLWGVVDRLRTLARRRLELPRPPLGGLEAVQLLSVHAAKGLEWRVVFLVGLDRRPAAPSPSLLLHPERGLGIRLDKEPGGLYAELLKESLRGQVEEEARLLYVALTRARDLLVLSPGFGARHFWMTTAEEEFPRPPSFGELLGGCWERVWDLAQVKEREASPNDYPEKPVALPSSIS, from the coding sequence ATGAGCCTGAACCCGGAACAACGGGCAGCGGTGGAGCACGACGGTCCGGTGGCGGTGGAGGCCGGGGCGGGGACGGGCAAAACCCACCTCATGGCCCACCGCTACCTCTGGCTGGTGGAGCATAAGGGGTTTTCCCCCCTGGAGATCGTGGCCGTGACCTTTACAGAGAAGGCCGCCCGGGAACTCCGGGCCCGGGTGCGCCGGGTGCTCCAGGGCCAGGTGGCGCCCGAGCGGGTGTACGAGGTGGAAGCCGCCCCCATCGGGACCCTGCACAGCCTGGCGGCTCGCATCTGCCAGGAGTACCCCGAGGAAGCCGGGGTTCATCCGGCCTTCCGCATTCTGGACGAGGTGGAAAGCGCCCTCTGGCTCTCCGAGCACCTGGACGAGGCCCTGGAGGAGGGGGTGCCCCCGGAGCTCCAGCAACTTCTTCCCTACAGCCTTCTGGAGGAGGCCCTCCTGACCCTCCTGCGCCAACCCCTGGAGGCCGAGCAGGCTTTCCGCACCCTGGAGCAGCGCCTGGCCGGGGGGCAGGAGGCCCTGGAGCGGGCGTTTCACCAGGGTCGAGCGCGGTGGGCCCATCAGGTGCGCAGCCTGGCCGAGGAGATGGATGGAGAACTGCGGAAGATGAAGTCCCACCACCACCCCAGCCAGCTAGTCAACCTCTACCATGCGGTATCCATGCTCCTGGAGGCGGCCGCGGCGGCCGAGAACGACCCCCAGATGGCCCGTAAACATCTGGAAGAAATCCGCTTCCTCAAGCTGCCCCGGGCCCCTGAGGCCAGGGAGTTTCTGCGCGACTTGAAGGATAAGGCCCGGCGGGCAGCCCTTTTTCTGCCCGAGATGGGCTCGGGGGATCTATTCCTCCTGAAGCACCGCCACCTCCTGGCGGAGGCTTTTCAGGGGGTGCGGAATTTTCTCCAGAGGCGCAAGCGGGAGGACGGCGTCCTGAACTTCGCCGACCTCGAGGTGCACGCTTTGCGGGCCCTGGATCACCCCCCGGTGCTGGAGGCCTACCGGGCACGCTGGCGGGCCTTTCTGGTGGACGAGCACCAGGACACCAACCCCATCCAGGGGGAGATCCTCGAGCGGCTTTTCGGAGAGGCCCCGGTGGCGGTGGTGGGGGATCGCAAGCAGGCCATCTACGGCTTCCGCTACGCGGATCACCGGGTCTTTACGGGGTTCGTGGAGGAGGTGAAAACCCGGCCCCGGGGGCGGGCCGTCCGGCTGGAGGCCAACTACCGCACCCAGGCCCCCCTCCTGGAGGCTGTGGATCGCCTGGCCGAGGGTTTCCTCGGCCCCCTGCACCAGCCCCTACAGCCCACCCGCCCCGCCTGGAACAGCCCCGAACCCTGCCTGTGGCGCCTGGTCTTTAGCGGCTCCCTGCCCAGCAAAGATAAAGAAAGGCTGCGAGAGGCTGAGGCCCGCCGGGTGGCCCAGGAGGTGCGCACCCTTCTGGAAAAAGGGCTCCCAGACGGCCCGCTGCGCCCCGGCGAGATCGCCATCCTGGCCCGCACCTGGAACACCCTCGAGCCCTTCACCCGGGCCCTGGAGGCCGAGGGCATCCCGGCCGTATCGGCCGGTGGAGGGAGCCTCCTGGAGACCCCCGAGGCCCGGGACGGGATGGCCCTCCTGGCCTTCCTGGCCGACCCCCGGGACGACCTGGCCCTGCTGACCCTCCTGCGAAGCCCCTACTTTGCCGTTCCCGACGCTGTTCTGCACCGGCTGGCCGAGGGTCGGCAGGCCGCCTCCTGGTGGGAGGCCCTCCAGGCGGATGGCCCGGAGGAGCCCCGGCAGATGCTGGAGGAGCTGCGCCAGAAGCGGAGCCTGCTTCCCAGCTTCCTCCTGCAGGAGGCCGACCTGGCCACCGGGTACACCGCCGTCCTGGCCCACCTTCCGGGGCCGGAGCGGCGCCTGGCGGATTACGGGGCTTTCCTGGAGCTGGTCAGGGGCCTGGAGGCCCGCGGCGAGGGGCTGTGGGGGGTGGTGGATCGCCTCAGGACCCTGGCGCGCCGCAGGCTGGAGCTACCCAGGCCGCCCCTGGGGGGCCTCGAGGCCGTCCAGCTCCTGAGCGTTCACGCGGCCAAGGGCCTGGAGTGGCGGGTGGTCTTCCTGGTGGGCCTGGACAGAAGGCCCGCAGCCCCCAGCCCCTCCCTCCTGCTCCACCCCGAGAGGGGCCTCGGAATTCGCCTGGACAAAGAGCCAGGTGGGCTTTACGCGGAGCTTCTAAAGGAAAGCCTGCGCGGCCAGGTCGAAGAGGAGGCGCGCCTCCTCTACGTGGCCCTCACTCGAGCCCGGGATCTGCTGGTGCTTTCCCCGGGGTTCGGTGCGCGTCACTTCTGGATGACCACGGCCGAAGAAGAGTTTCCCCGCCCCCCCTCCTTCGGGGAGTTGCTCGGTGGGTGCTGGGAGCGGGTGTGGGATCTTGCCCAGGTGAAAGAGCGGGAAGCCTCCCCCAACGACTACCCCGAGAAGCCTGTAGCCCTCCCCAGCTCAATATCTTAA
- a CDS encoding DUF2201 family putative metallopeptidase codes for MVRERLHRLRLRLLADHPFFGTLLLHAPLRETFEIPTMATDGYAIYYNPAFVETLTDDEALGVLLHEVLHAAYSHLPRRGGRDPLRWNVAADIVVNGIVEREGVGCLPQGALRDLALQDLPVEEVYALLPEPPPLPQPDLLEEAPSQYESLDEPGGAEKGQGGDREEGSEAGAEGSSPAQEKGGEGKGASQKRSGQGDGNALSQGLEDGSGKALAPSNLRDYWRRVLEEAQVAVETAYRSRSQGQGALGASREYREAVEGRLDWRTLLWRFLTPTPTDFGGLDRRFVHQRLYLEALEEWNVRVHIAVDTSGSIGSAVLSRFLGEVRAILRAYPRTQAQLYYADAQLYGPYPLEPEGPWPRPRGGGGTDFRPFFRHLEAQENPLGEILAVYLTDGYGDFLETPPRFPVLWVVAPGGLADEGFPFGEVARLWD; via the coding sequence GTGGTAAGGGAACGCCTCCACCGCCTGCGCCTGCGCCTCCTGGCCGACCACCCCTTCTTCGGCACCCTCCTCCTGCATGCCCCCCTGCGGGAGACCTTTGAGATACCCACCATGGCCACCGATGGCTACGCCATTTACTACAACCCTGCCTTTGTGGAGACCCTCACCGACGACGAGGCGCTGGGGGTTCTCCTGCACGAGGTTCTCCATGCGGCCTACAGCCACCTGCCCCGCCGGGGGGGGCGGGATCCTTTGCGCTGGAACGTGGCGGCGGACATCGTGGTAAACGGCATTGTGGAGCGGGAGGGGGTGGGCTGCCTGCCCCAGGGGGCCTTGCGGGATCTGGCCCTGCAGGATCTGCCGGTGGAGGAGGTCTACGCACTCCTCCCCGAGCCCCCTCCCTTACCCCAGCCCGATCTGCTGGAGGAGGCCCCCTCCCAGTACGAGTCCCTGGACGAGCCAGGTGGCGCTGAAAAGGGGCAGGGCGGGGATCGGGAAGAAGGCAGCGAGGCCGGTGCAGAAGGAAGCAGCCCTGCCCAGGAAAAAGGAGGTGAGGGTAAAGGAGCCTCTCAGAAGCGCAGCGGTCAAGGGGATGGAAACGCTCTTAGTCAAGGCCTCGAGGACGGGTCTGGGAAAGCCCTGGCCCCGAGCAACCTCCGGGACTACTGGCGCCGGGTTCTGGAGGAGGCCCAGGTGGCGGTGGAGACCGCCTACAGGAGCCGCTCCCAGGGCCAGGGGGCTTTGGGGGCCTCGAGGGAGTACCGGGAGGCAGTGGAGGGGCGGCTGGACTGGCGCACCCTCCTCTGGCGTTTCCTCACCCCCACCCCCACGGACTTCGGCGGCCTGGACCGCCGCTTTGTGCACCAGCGGCTCTACCTCGAGGCCCTGGAGGAGTGGAACGTGCGGGTGCACATCGCGGTGGACACCTCGGGCTCCATCGGGAGCGCGGTGCTCAGCCGCTTCCTGGGAGAGGTGCGGGCCATCCTGCGGGCCTACCCCCGAACCCAGGCCCAGCTCTACTACGCGGACGCCCAGCTCTACGGCCCCTACCCCCTGGAGCCCGAGGGCCCCTGGCCTAGGCCAAGGGGGGGCGGCGGCACGGACTTCCGCCCCTTCTTCCGCCACCTGGAGGCCCAGGAGAACCCCCTGGGGGAGATCCTGGCGGTCTACCTCACCGACGGGTATGGGGACTTTCTCGAAACGCCCCCCCGGTTCCCCGTCCTCTGGGTGGTGGCCCCGGGGGGCCTGGCGGACGAGGGCTTTCCCTTTGGGGAGGTGGCCCGGCTATGGGATTAG
- a CDS encoding ATP-binding protein, with the protein MSRPEEMTPAQLLAFLDSLVAKSLALSLMIWGPPGIGKSSVVRQVAQKHGLPEPIDLRLSQLAPTDLRGLPVPENGVSRWWPPEFLPREEVHGPRGILFLDELNMAPPAVQGIAQQLILDRQVGAYRVPEGWFIWAAGNRKEDAASVYAMPAPLANRFLHLHVRPDLDAFTQYAVQNGLHPDILAFLRFRPQLLHQLHREEPAWPSPRSWEMASRLHEKGLPIAPAVGPGAAGEFEAFLRVLRQVPDLEAILEGKNPKPPRELSARYAAVVGLAQRVVEAGQVARAGEWLIQHNFLDELLYLFAFIVLERLERGVWLEAVQQSPGLNQFGQRYFRFATENTGWGSLW; encoded by the coding sequence ATGAGCCGTCCTGAGGAGATGACCCCTGCCCAGCTCCTAGCCTTCTTAGACAGCTTGGTGGCCAAAAGCCTGGCCCTGAGCCTGATGATCTGGGGCCCGCCGGGCATCGGCAAGTCCAGCGTGGTGCGCCAGGTGGCCCAGAAGCACGGCCTGCCCGAGCCCATCGACCTCCGCCTCTCTCAGCTGGCCCCCACGGACCTGCGCGGCCTGCCGGTGCCCGAGAACGGGGTGAGCCGCTGGTGGCCCCCGGAGTTCCTTCCCCGGGAGGAGGTGCACGGGCCCCGGGGCATCCTCTTCCTGGACGAGCTCAACATGGCCCCCCCGGCCGTCCAGGGCATCGCCCAGCAGCTCATCCTGGATCGGCAGGTGGGCGCCTACCGGGTGCCCGAGGGGTGGTTCATCTGGGCGGCGGGCAACCGCAAGGAGGATGCGGCCAGCGTGTACGCCATGCCCGCCCCCCTGGCCAACCGCTTCCTCCACCTCCACGTCCGCCCGGATCTGGACGCCTTCACCCAGTACGCGGTGCAAAATGGCCTGCACCCGGATATCCTGGCCTTCCTGCGCTTCCGCCCACAGCTCCTGCACCAGCTCCACCGGGAAGAGCCCGCCTGGCCCAGCCCCCGGAGCTGGGAGATGGCCAGCCGCCTCCACGAGAAAGGCCTCCCCATCGCCCCGGCGGTGGGCCCCGGGGCCGCGGGGGAGTTTGAGGCCTTCCTGCGGGTTTTGCGGCAGGTTCCCGACCTCGAGGCCATCCTCGAGGGGAAAAACCCCAAGCCTCCTAGGGAGCTCTCCGCCCGCTACGCGGCGGTGGTGGGCCTGGCCCAGCGGGTGGTGGAGGCCGGGCAGGTGGCCCGGGCAGGGGAGTGGCTCATCCAGCACAATTTTCTCGACGAGCTCCTGTACCTCTTTGCCTTTATCGTCCTGGAGCGTCTGGAGCGTGGAGTATGGCTAGAGGCCGTTCAGCAGAGCCCAGGGCTCAACCAGTTCGGCCAGCGCTACTTCCGGTTTGCTACCGAGAACACGGGATGGGGGAGCTTGTGGTAA
- a CDS encoding bifunctional 3,4-dihydroxy-2-butanone-4-phosphate synthase/GTP cyclohydrolase II has translation MLSSIPELLEEIRAGRPVILVDDEDRENEGDLVMPAEHMTTEWMAFMIRYTGGVVCLAMTEAWADHLELPPMVRDNTAPRGTAFTVSIEAREGVTTGICAADRATTVRLAAKDGVTAADFVRPGHVFPLRAREGGVLRRAGHTEASVDLCRLAGLKPVAAISELMHDDGTMMRLPAILEFAAQHGLRVGTIAELIRYRLSLGERYVAREAEAALPTQYGAFRIIAYRDTLTGEEHAALVMGEVAGGGPLLVRMHSECLTGDVLHSLRCDCGFQRDLALKMIAQEGRGVLVYLRQEGRGIGLVNKIRAYALQDRGLDTVEANLALGFPPDLRDYGVGAQILYDLGVRRLRLLTNNPRKVRALSGYGLEILERVPLRSGDNPHNEGYLAAKRDRLGHWMDG, from the coding sequence ATGCTCAGCTCGATTCCTGAACTTTTGGAGGAGATCCGGGCCGGTCGCCCGGTCATCCTGGTGGACGACGAGGATCGGGAGAACGAGGGCGACCTGGTCATGCCCGCTGAACACATGACCACCGAGTGGATGGCCTTCATGATCCGCTACACCGGGGGGGTGGTCTGCCTGGCGATGACCGAGGCCTGGGCCGATCACCTCGAGCTGCCCCCCATGGTGCGGGACAACACCGCGCCCAGGGGGACAGCCTTCACGGTCTCCATCGAGGCCCGCGAGGGGGTGACCACCGGCATCTGCGCCGCCGACCGGGCCACCACGGTGCGCCTGGCCGCCAAAGACGGCGTGACGGCCGCGGACTTCGTGCGCCCGGGCCACGTCTTCCCGCTGCGGGCCCGGGAGGGCGGGGTGCTGCGCCGCGCCGGCCACACCGAGGCCAGCGTGGATCTGTGCCGCCTGGCCGGGCTCAAGCCGGTGGCGGCCATCAGCGAGCTCATGCACGACGACGGCACCATGATGCGGCTGCCGGCCATCCTGGAGTTCGCCGCTCAACACGGCCTGCGGGTGGGCACCATTGCCGAGCTGATTCGCTATAGGTTGAGCCTTGGCGAACGCTACGTGGCGCGCGAGGCTGAAGCCGCCCTGCCCACCCAGTACGGGGCGTTCAGGATCATCGCCTACCGCGACACCCTCACCGGCGAGGAGCACGCCGCGCTGGTCATGGGGGAGGTTGCGGGGGGCGGGCCGCTGCTGGTGCGCATGCATTCGGAGTGCCTGACCGGGGATGTGCTGCACAGCCTGCGCTGTGACTGCGGTTTCCAGCGCGACCTGGCCCTGAAGATGATCGCTCAGGAGGGACGGGGGGTGCTGGTCTACCTGCGCCAGGAGGGGCGGGGCATCGGCCTGGTCAACAAAATTCGGGCCTACGCCCTGCAGGATAGGGGTCTGGACACCGTGGAGGCCAACCTGGCCCTGGGCTTCCCCCCAGATCTGCGCGATTACGGGGTGGGCGCGCAGATCCTCTACGACCTGGGCGTTCGCCGCCTACGCCTGCTGACCAACAACCCCCGCAAGGTGCGGGCCCTCTCCGGCTACGGCCTCGAGATTCTCGAGCGGGTGCCCCTGCGAAGTGGAGATAACCCACACAACGAGGGATACCTGGCAGCCAAGCGGGATCGGCTGGGGCACTGGATGGACGGCTGA